The Ensifer adhaerens genome contains a region encoding:
- a CDS encoding alpha/beta hydrolase, whose translation MMVVGLLAMSLVACAGRPTGVLQPVAASPTASQVEMLVTTTRSQAAKPGEMFSGERALEPNFAEITVSIPPANVRKVGEVAWPRKLPPNPAKDFAAVKAEEVDRPTAESWLSASVRKSPDRSVLVFIHGFNNEFEDAVFRFAQIVHDSGAHSAPVLATWPSRGSLLAYGYDRESTNYTRNEVERLFQYLARDAEVKEVSILAHSMGNWLALESLRQMAIRNGGLPVKFKNVMLAAPDVDVDVFRSQIIDMGAVRPRFTLFVSRDDRALAVSRRVWGNVARLGAIDPEQSPYKEELAANDIAVIDLTKVKAGDKLHHSKFAESPEIVRLIGTRLSSGQTLTDSKLGLGDHIVAAATGAASTVGTTAGLIVSAPVAIVDQNTRQNYARHIEAVVGPSGGVSPGAATTDCTNRGQSRTGSCSR comes from the coding sequence ATGATGGTCGTCGGCCTGTTGGCGATGTCGCTCGTCGCCTGCGCGGGACGCCCGACGGGCGTGTTGCAACCCGTTGCTGCCTCGCCAACTGCCAGCCAGGTGGAGATGCTGGTGACGACGACGCGAAGTCAGGCAGCCAAACCCGGTGAGATGTTCAGCGGCGAACGGGCTCTCGAGCCGAATTTTGCCGAGATCACGGTGTCAATTCCGCCCGCAAACGTCCGCAAGGTGGGCGAGGTCGCCTGGCCACGGAAGCTCCCGCCCAATCCCGCAAAGGATTTTGCGGCGGTCAAGGCAGAGGAGGTCGATCGGCCGACAGCGGAAAGCTGGCTGAGCGCTTCCGTGCGCAAGAGCCCGGACCGCAGCGTGCTTGTCTTCATCCACGGTTTCAACAACGAATTCGAGGATGCGGTCTTCCGTTTCGCGCAGATCGTTCACGATTCCGGGGCTCACAGCGCCCCGGTGCTCGCGACGTGGCCCTCAAGGGGCAGCCTGCTGGCCTATGGCTACGATCGCGAAAGTACGAACTATACACGCAACGAGGTGGAGAGGCTGTTCCAGTATCTGGCGCGCGACGCTGAGGTCAAGGAAGTCTCGATCCTGGCCCACTCGATGGGCAACTGGCTTGCGCTGGAATCCCTGCGCCAGATGGCCATCCGCAACGGTGGGCTGCCGGTGAAGTTCAAGAATGTCATGCTCGCCGCCCCCGATGTCGATGTGGACGTCTTTCGCTCACAGATCATCGACATGGGCGCGGTGCGTCCGCGTTTCACCCTTTTCGTCTCGCGCGATGATCGGGCGCTGGCGGTGTCGCGGCGCGTTTGGGGCAATGTTGCGCGGCTGGGGGCGATTGATCCCGAGCAATCGCCCTACAAGGAAGAACTGGCGGCGAACGACATAGCGGTCATCGACCTCACCAAGGTCAAGGCCGGCGACAAGCTGCATCACAGCAAGTTCGCGGAGTCCCCGGAGATCGTACGGCTGATCGGCACGCGCCTTTCCTCAGGGCAGACATTGACCGATAGCAAATTGGGTCTGGGGGATCACATCGTGGCGGCAGCCACGGGTGCTGCGAGTACCGTCGGCACGACGGCGGGCCTCATCGTTTCAGCTCCCGTAGCTATCGTCGACCAGAACACCAGGCAAAATTATGCTCGCCACATCGAGGCGGTTGTTGGCCCGTCAGGCGGCGTCAGCCCCGGCGCCGCCACAACGGACTGCACCAACAGAGGCCAGTCAAGGACCGGCAGTTGCAGCCGATAA
- a CDS encoding DNA translocase FtsK translates to MRIPRTNFSQAALHDANQADYFDGPHDDALSGMPTHEAEPADPYQLYEAPAAPRRPANQQAETVSRAARLYGQGSAYAPAQVTTTTSEPLPTLSEIAGHYGDSTWESHFFLAPNVRFTRTPEREFMKRRAPQLEESETVTEEPSAAEIEAVAVAVTVKLVSAETIEPVVMAPVESAQAEVSAAAVDGAPQAEVTLPSYSPSELLRMLTNQLPTWTAAQNTIEPAMLERVETPADDGVALAPVLTTPVAVSEPVTEVQPAPAQATSTVADHGAARSSFLSDFAFFEFGPADDVEVAGEEAKHPKPFVETPAPVQMAPLTPPVAVAPSAPVRSVEIRRLPPTAITSLFRVVDVRGAKAEDVPAPQQPAVPAEVVADVPPAPAAVVATPEAVAAAEPEIVDAEPVEIEQPAPVASKAAITMPATVTRAPSGMPAIGVTERAPSGDGYEFPSEELLQEAPVGQGFFMTQEQLEQNAGLLESVLEDFGVKGDIIHVRPGPVVTLYEFEPAPGVKSSRVINLADDIARSMSALSARVAVVPGRNVIGIELPNATRETVYFRELIESVDFRKTGYKLALCLGKTIGGEPVIAELAKMPHLLVAGTTGSGKSVAINTMILSLLYRLSPDQCRLIMVDPKMLELSVYDGIPHLLTPVVTDPKKAVMALKWAVREMEDRYRKMSRLGVRNIDGYNQRAAAAREKGEPVMCTVQTGFEKGTGEPLFEQQEMDLAPMPYIVVIVDEMADLMMVAGKEIEGAIQRLAQMARAAGIHLIMATQRPSVDVITGTIKANFPTRISFQVTSKIDSRTILGEQGAEQLLGQGDMLHMQGGGRIARVHGPFVSDLEVEHVVAHLKTQGRPEYLETVTADEEEEEPQEETPVFDKSALASEDGNELYDQAVKVVLRDKKCSTSYIQRRLGVGYNRAASLVERMEKEGLVGPANHVGKREIVYGNRDHMSAPDNDDMD, encoded by the coding sequence ATGCGTATTCCCAGGACAAACTTCTCACAGGCTGCTTTGCATGATGCAAACCAGGCGGACTATTTCGATGGTCCGCATGACGATGCGTTGAGCGGTATGCCCACCCATGAGGCGGAACCCGCCGACCCATACCAGTTGTACGAGGCGCCGGCGGCGCCCCGCAGGCCAGCCAACCAGCAGGCCGAAACCGTGAGCCGTGCCGCACGTCTCTACGGGCAAGGCTCTGCCTATGCGCCAGCACAGGTCACGACGACGACCAGCGAGCCGTTGCCGACGCTCTCGGAGATCGCCGGGCACTATGGCGACTCGACGTGGGAGAGCCATTTCTTCCTGGCGCCGAACGTCCGCTTTACCCGTACGCCGGAGCGCGAATTCATGAAGCGGCGCGCACCGCAGCTCGAGGAAAGCGAAACGGTTACCGAGGAGCCGTCGGCAGCCGAAATCGAAGCAGTAGCCGTCGCGGTGACGGTGAAGCTTGTATCGGCAGAGACTATCGAGCCCGTCGTGATGGCTCCGGTCGAGTCGGCGCAGGCGGAAGTGTCCGCTGCCGCCGTTGACGGCGCGCCGCAGGCCGAGGTCACGCTGCCATCCTATAGCCCGTCCGAACTGTTGCGAATGCTGACAAACCAGCTGCCGACCTGGACAGCGGCGCAAAACACGATCGAGCCGGCGATGCTTGAGCGCGTCGAGACCCCGGCCGATGACGGCGTTGCACTTGCGCCCGTTCTCACGACGCCGGTCGCCGTATCCGAGCCGGTCACGGAGGTTCAGCCCGCACCTGCTCAAGCAACCAGCACCGTCGCCGATCATGGTGCCGCGCGTTCGAGCTTCCTGTCCGACTTTGCCTTCTTCGAATTCGGCCCGGCCGACGACGTCGAGGTTGCCGGCGAGGAAGCCAAGCATCCGAAGCCCTTCGTCGAAACGCCCGCTCCCGTGCAGATGGCGCCGTTGACCCCTCCTGTTGCCGTTGCCCCATCGGCACCCGTGCGTTCGGTCGAGATTCGCCGCCTGCCGCCAACGGCGATTACCTCGCTGTTCCGCGTTGTCGATGTTCGTGGCGCAAAGGCAGAGGACGTCCCGGCACCGCAGCAGCCCGCTGTACCCGCCGAGGTCGTTGCCGACGTCCCTCCAGCGCCCGCTGCAGTGGTCGCGACACCTGAGGCCGTAGCCGCAGCCGAGCCGGAAATCGTCGACGCCGAACCGGTCGAAATCGAACAGCCGGCACCGGTCGCCTCGAAGGCGGCGATCACCATGCCGGCGACGGTTACCCGTGCGCCGAGCGGAATGCCGGCGATCGGCGTGACCGAACGTGCGCCGAGCGGCGACGGCTACGAGTTTCCGTCCGAAGAGTTGCTGCAGGAAGCGCCTGTCGGTCAGGGTTTCTTCATGACGCAGGAGCAGCTCGAGCAGAATGCCGGTCTGCTTGAAAGTGTGCTCGAAGACTTCGGCGTCAAGGGCGACATCATTCACGTTCGCCCGGGTCCGGTCGTCACCCTCTACGAATTCGAGCCGGCGCCTGGCGTGAAATCGTCGCGCGTGATCAACCTTGCCGACGATATCGCCCGCTCCATGTCGGCGCTTTCGGCCCGTGTTGCGGTCGTGCCCGGCCGCAACGTCATCGGCATCGAACTGCCGAACGCGACCCGTGAGACAGTCTACTTCCGCGAGCTGATCGAATCCGTCGATTTCCGCAAGACTGGCTACAAATTGGCGCTTTGCCTGGGCAAGACCATCGGCGGCGAACCTGTCATTGCCGAACTCGCAAAGATGCCGCATCTGCTCGTCGCCGGCACCACGGGCTCGGGCAAGTCGGTAGCGATCAACACGATGATCCTGTCGCTCCTCTATCGTCTGAGCCCGGATCAATGCCGCCTGATCATGGTCGATCCGAAGATGCTGGAACTCTCCGTCTATGACGGCATTCCGCACCTGCTGACGCCTGTTGTTACCGACCCGAAGAAGGCGGTGATGGCGCTGAAATGGGCCGTGCGCGAGATGGAGGACCGGTACCGCAAGATGTCGCGGCTCGGTGTCCGCAACATCGACGGCTACAACCAGCGCGCAGCCGCCGCCCGCGAGAAGGGCGAGCCCGTGATGTGCACGGTTCAGACCGGCTTCGAGAAGGGCACTGGCGAGCCGCTGTTCGAGCAGCAGGAAATGGATCTGGCGCCGATGCCTTACATCGTCGTCATCGTCGACGAGATGGCCGACCTGATGATGGTGGCCGGCAAGGAGATCGAAGGTGCCATCCAGCGGCTGGCGCAGATGGCGCGTGCTGCCGGTATCCACCTGATCATGGCAACGCAGCGTCCTTCGGTCGACGTCATCACCGGCACGATCAAGGCGAACTTCCCGACCCGCATCTCGTTCCAGGTCACCTCGAAGATCGACAGCCGCACGATCCTTGGCGAACAGGGCGCCGAACAGCTGCTCGGCCAAGGTGACATGCTGCACATGCAGGGCGGCGGGCGCATCGCCCGCGTGCACGGCCCGTTCGTCTCGGACCTCGAGGTCGAACATGTCGTGGCGCATCTGAAGACGCAAGGGCGGCCGGAATACCTCGAAACCGTCACGGCGGACGAAGAGGAAGAGGAGCCGCAGGAGGAGACGCCGGTCTTCGACAAGAGCGCGCTTGCGTCGGAAGACGGCAACGAACTCTACGACCAGGCGGTCAAGGTGGTGCTGCGCGACAAGAAGTGCTCGACCTCCTACATCCAGCGCCGCCTCGGCGTCGGCTACAACCGCGCCGCCTCGCTGGTCGAGCGCATGGAGAAGGAAGGCCTCGTCGGCCCGGCAAACCACGTCGGCAAGCGCGAGATCGTCTACGGCAACCGCGACCATATGAGCGCGCCCGACAACGACGACATGGATTGA
- a CDS encoding DUF930 domain-containing protein: MEAVTPSPDVSPTIQAKQFFSAEILAHPRSRQALEGLSQLAADERIVQLCNLEAMEQVHRWRNDFAPDSLVAYATADVLLAGRNLRADGAAFRSKGRWFNIKVGCDVAPDIKSVVRFEFQVGDEIPESEWEAHFLSAGAKTQ; the protein is encoded by the coding sequence GTGGAAGCAGTCACGCCGTCGCCGGATGTCTCGCCGACCATTCAAGCAAAACAGTTCTTTTCTGCGGAGATACTCGCCCACCCGCGCAGCAGGCAGGCGCTGGAGGGGCTCTCGCAGCTTGCGGCCGATGAACGGATCGTCCAGCTCTGCAATCTCGAGGCGATGGAGCAGGTTCATCGCTGGCGCAATGACTTCGCCCCCGATTCTCTCGTCGCCTACGCCACCGCGGATGTCCTCCTGGCCGGGCGGAACCTCCGCGCCGATGGCGCCGCCTTCCGCAGCAAGGGCCGCTGGTTCAACATCAAGGTTGGCTGCGATGTAGCGCCGGATATCAAAAGCGTCGTCCGGTTCGAATTTCAGGTTGGTGACGAAATTCCGGAAAGCGAGTGGGAGGCGCATTTCCTCTCCGCTGGTGCCAAAACCCAGTGA
- a CDS encoding SDR family NAD(P)-dependent oxidoreductase: MTLQQLSRPAIVVVGASRGIGRAIAELAARDGAPVVLVARSIEGLQVVESAIRQSGGEAFSLSLDLTSADASTGLEAFLSRQGLVCDVLVNSAGYGLRGGATVLPVVDQIGMIDVNIRALADLTLRLLPGMVARRRGGVINLASVASFTPGPYMAMYYASKAFVRSFSEALYQETRRTGVTVTCVAPGPVSTEFLEKSGANRAALFKVLPKASPEYVANCAWRGFKARRRLVIPGISARLAILMAGILPSAALLPLVGKLQLRGNDPCPCGSGKQLKHCCRAGHTKGGTASA; encoded by the coding sequence ATGACATTACAGCAGCTATCCCGACCCGCAATTGTTGTTGTCGGCGCATCCCGCGGCATAGGCAGAGCGATCGCAGAGCTTGCCGCCCGAGACGGTGCGCCTGTCGTGCTGGTCGCGCGGTCCATAGAGGGTCTGCAGGTCGTGGAATCGGCAATCAGACAATCGGGCGGCGAGGCTTTCTCGCTTTCGCTTGACCTCACCTCCGCCGATGCATCGACCGGCCTTGAAGCGTTCCTTTCGCGCCAGGGCCTCGTCTGCGATGTTCTCGTCAATAGTGCCGGTTACGGCCTGCGCGGCGGGGCGACCGTTTTGCCGGTGGTCGACCAGATTGGAATGATCGACGTCAACATCCGCGCCCTGGCCGACCTGACATTGCGCCTGTTGCCGGGCATGGTGGCACGACGCCGTGGCGGCGTCATCAATCTCGCCTCCGTCGCCAGCTTCACCCCCGGCCCGTACATGGCGATGTATTATGCGAGCAAGGCCTTCGTGCGCTCATTTTCCGAAGCGCTGTACCAGGAGACGCGAAGGACAGGCGTAACGGTGACCTGCGTGGCGCCGGGGCCGGTATCGACCGAATTCCTCGAAAAATCCGGCGCCAACAGAGCTGCCCTGTTCAAGGTTCTCCCGAAAGCCAGTCCGGAATATGTTGCAAATTGCGCCTGGCGCGGTTTCAAGGCCCGTCGCCGGCTGGTCATTCCCGGCATTTCCGCCAGACTGGCAATCCTGATGGCAGGCATCCTTCCCTCCGCGGCGCTTTTGCCTCTGGTCGGCAAGCTGCAACTGCGCGGCAACGACCCCTGCCCCTGCGGATCTGGGAAGCAGCTCAAGCACTGCTGCCGCGCAGGTCACACCAAAGGCGGAACGGCGTCGGCGTGA
- a CDS encoding protein-S-isoprenylcysteine O-methyltransferase, with translation MSVASIGEVVWVIGIVAWYVVRYPFERRARRVRVTSSRRSPTDTAGLAAALFGMSIVPAFYVATGFPKFADYPAHAWVVGLGALVFVMGLWTFRRTHKELGRNWSISLEIREKHQLISSGLYAVVRHPMYTSFLLMAVGQMLLLSNWVVGLAGILGFALLFFLRVGKEERLMLEFFGPEYRAYMDRTKRIIPYLY, from the coding sequence ATGTCTGTCGCTTCCATCGGCGAAGTCGTCTGGGTCATAGGCATCGTCGCCTGGTACGTCGTGCGTTACCCATTCGAGCGTCGTGCAAGGCGTGTGCGTGTGACGAGCAGCCGACGGTCGCCTACCGACACGGCCGGCCTGGCCGCCGCCCTGTTTGGCATGTCGATCGTACCGGCGTTCTATGTTGCGACGGGATTCCCGAAGTTCGCCGACTATCCTGCGCATGCCTGGGTGGTGGGCCTTGGCGCACTCGTCTTTGTGATGGGGCTGTGGACGTTCCGTCGGACTCACAAAGAACTCGGCCGCAACTGGTCGATCTCGCTGGAGATCCGCGAGAAGCACCAGCTCATCAGCAGCGGCCTCTATGCCGTCGTGCGTCATCCGATGTATACAAGCTTCCTGCTCATGGCGGTCGGGCAGATGCTCCTGCTGTCGAACTGGGTGGTTGGACTTGCGGGCATCCTCGGCTTTGCTTTGCTTTTCTTCCTGCGCGTCGGCAAGGAAGAGCGCCTGATGCTGGAATTCTTCGGTCCTGAATATCGCGCCTACATGGACAGGACGAAGCGGATTATACCCTATCTTTACTAG
- a CDS encoding ABC transporter, whose product MSRFLIVTVALLSVASLTACGTIGKGKGKAPPPVAAEPAPVYK is encoded by the coding sequence ATGAGCAGATTTCTGATCGTTACAGTTGCGTTGCTTTCGGTCGCCAGCCTCACCGCTTGCGGAACGATCGGCAAAGGCAAGGGCAAGGCGCCGCCACCGGTGGCTGCAGAGCCGGCACCCGTTTACAAATAA
- a CDS encoding L,D-transpeptidase has product MDNHRITRRALVIGSLALLTGCSSSWQGMSFPSLYGGTPGVDRRFRKQHVRFDGNEPPGTILVDTNQRYLYSIEDGGWAMRYGIAVGEEGLTLKGQAVVGRKAEWPSWTPTASMIRRKPRLAQYAGGVSGGPHNPLGASALYLYRNGQDTKFRLHGTNEPWSIGQAVSNGCIRLTNDDIVDLYARTPIGTPVLII; this is encoded by the coding sequence ATGGACAATCACCGCATTACACGGAGAGCCCTGGTCATTGGCAGCCTTGCCCTGTTGACCGGGTGCAGCTCAAGTTGGCAAGGCATGTCGTTTCCATCCCTGTATGGCGGCACTCCTGGGGTAGATCGCCGCTTCCGCAAGCAGCACGTTCGCTTCGACGGCAACGAGCCACCAGGGACAATCCTGGTCGATACAAACCAGCGCTATCTTTATTCGATCGAGGATGGTGGCTGGGCAATGCGCTACGGGATTGCCGTGGGCGAGGAAGGGCTTACACTGAAGGGGCAAGCCGTCGTCGGACGAAAGGCCGAATGGCCATCGTGGACGCCGACCGCAAGCATGATCCGGCGCAAACCACGCCTCGCGCAATATGCAGGCGGGGTTTCTGGCGGGCCGCATAATCCATTGGGGGCTTCTGCCCTGTACCTCTATCGCAACGGACAAGACACCAAATTCCGTCTGCACGGTACCAACGAGCCCTGGAGCATAGGGCAGGCAGTGTCCAATGGCTGCATCAGACTTACGAATGATGATATTGTCGATCTCTATGCCCGGACGCCTATTGGCACTCCGGTATTGATCATTTGA
- a CDS encoding SDR family NAD(P)-dependent oxidoreductase, whose translation MNRGFAGKVAIVTGAGSGIGAAVCRQLAVEGAEVIAADVDADAVRLLVEAIRSSGGKAHDVAVNVADAVAVEKLVGFAVQTCGGLHLAVNNAGVDGVRKATADYPLDGWHALMDVNLHGVFYCMKYEIAAMASQGGGAIVNTSSILGSVALPLAAAYTAAKHAVVGLTKAAAIEYARMGVRINAVAPGWIDTPLSVENADLANSRRMMSLQPMGRRGTPEEVAALICFLLSEQASFITGSVHLVDGAYTAH comes from the coding sequence ATGAATCGAGGCTTCGCTGGCAAGGTTGCGATTGTGACCGGCGCGGGTTCCGGAATCGGCGCAGCCGTGTGCCGGCAACTTGCGGTAGAGGGAGCGGAAGTGATCGCTGCCGATGTCGACGCTGACGCCGTGCGCTTGCTCGTCGAGGCTATTCGCTCGAGCGGCGGCAAGGCCCATGACGTTGCCGTCAATGTTGCCGATGCTGTTGCGGTGGAGAAACTGGTGGGGTTCGCCGTCCAGACCTGTGGCGGCCTGCATCTGGCCGTCAACAATGCCGGCGTCGACGGCGTCCGCAAGGCGACTGCCGACTATCCGCTTGATGGCTGGCATGCGCTGATGGACGTCAACCTGCATGGCGTTTTTTACTGCATGAAGTACGAGATCGCGGCCATGGCGTCGCAGGGTGGGGGCGCGATCGTCAATACGTCTTCCATCCTGGGTTCGGTCGCCCTGCCTCTTGCTGCCGCCTATACGGCCGCCAAGCACGCTGTGGTCGGGCTGACGAAAGCGGCTGCGATCGAGTATGCCCGCATGGGTGTCCGCATCAATGCGGTCGCGCCCGGCTGGATCGATACGCCGCTATCGGTCGAGAACGCGGACTTGGCAAACAGCAGGCGGATGATGTCGCTGCAACCGATGGGGCGTCGAGGTACCCCGGAGGAGGTCGCGGCCCTCATCTGTTTCCTGTTGTCGGAACAGGCGAGTTTCATCACCGGAAGCGTTCACCTGGTGGATGGCGCCTACACCGCGCACTGA
- a CDS encoding LacI family DNA-binding transcriptional regulator, which yields MATQMHRARRAPPPTIKTLAEMTGYSIATISKALRESPVVAPATRDLIYKAAREVGYQANARGMALRTGKSFQAAVLMPVTAARDYEWDGVEYTQTLSGISQALEGTDYRMSVHVIRDAADGAEAARRIVDQGLADGLIFSGILAEDPRIDLLVAEHFPFVSMGRCRKNLDYAHVDIDNEWAAHAATARLIAGGHRRIALVNPERRFSYALDRIDGFSRAFREAGLDAPTELIAEGDLSTHFGRQAVIDFLQLENAPTAFVCINESTTLGVLSGLGSLGREVGVDVDVIAYDDINVSAYFTPPVTTFYQPIEVLGRTLGQFLLRRMEGDDPARLRQVFRPTLIARQPDNLGGRLIQS from the coding sequence ATGGCGACGCAGATGCATAGGGCGCGGCGCGCGCCGCCGCCAACGATCAAGACATTGGCCGAAATGACGGGCTATTCCATCGCCACGATCTCGAAGGCTTTGCGCGAATCTCCCGTCGTCGCACCGGCGACGCGCGATCTCATCTACAAGGCGGCGCGCGAAGTCGGCTATCAGGCGAATGCGCGCGGCATGGCGCTGCGCACCGGCAAGAGTTTTCAGGCCGCCGTGCTGATGCCGGTGACCGCGGCACGCGACTATGAATGGGACGGCGTCGAATATACCCAGACCTTGAGCGGCATCAGCCAGGCGCTCGAAGGCACCGACTACCGCATGTCGGTGCATGTCATCCGCGACGCGGCTGATGGCGCGGAGGCTGCCCGCCGCATCGTCGACCAGGGGTTGGCCGACGGCCTGATCTTTTCCGGCATCCTTGCCGAAGACCCGCGCATCGATCTTCTGGTCGCCGAGCACTTCCCCTTCGTCTCCATGGGCCGCTGCCGCAAGAATCTCGACTATGCCCATGTCGATATCGACAACGAATGGGCAGCACATGCGGCCACCGCACGGCTGATCGCCGGCGGTCACAGGCGGATCGCGCTCGTCAATCCGGAGCGGCGGTTTTCCTATGCGCTCGACAGGATCGATGGCTTTTCCAGGGCGTTCCGCGAGGCGGGACTGGATGCGCCGACGGAACTGATCGCCGAGGGCGATCTTTCGACCCATTTCGGCCGGCAGGCGGTGATCGACTTCCTGCAGCTCGAGAATGCCCCGACCGCCTTCGTCTGCATCAACGAATCCACCACGCTCGGCGTGCTCTCGGGCCTTGGCAGTCTCGGCCGCGAGGTCGGCGTTGATGTCGATGTCATCGCCTATGACGACATCAACGTCAGCGCCTATTTCACCCCGCCGGTCACCACTTTCTATCAGCCGATCGAGGTGCTCGGTCGCACGCTTGGACAGTTCCTGCTGCGCCGCATGGAGGGGGATGACCCCGCTAGGCTCCGGCAGGTCTTCAGGCCGACGCTGATTGCGCGCCAGCCGGATAATCTCGGCGGCCGACTGATCCAAAGTTAA
- a CDS encoding transporter substrate-binding domain-containing protein yields MKKLMIALAIAALASSVSHAADLGGKLLKVGSDTTSPPMESIDPATGQVVGFDVDVVNAVCAKINCQAEFVTTGWDGIFAALDQGSFDLVASGVSITEERKKAMDFSDPYIVNSQAVLMRADDQGITLEAFKEAGRKLSAQANTTDAQVAESVVGKENVAAYDTFSAAIIALKNKDVDGVVINGANAAAYEREFAGELVVAIKDLESDPLGLVFRKGDENVAAFNEGLKMIKDDGTLDQLVNKYWGLK; encoded by the coding sequence ATGAAGAAACTGATGATTGCCCTGGCCATTGCGGCCCTTGCCTCGAGCGTGTCCCACGCCGCCGATCTCGGCGGCAAGCTCTTGAAGGTCGGATCCGACACCACGTCGCCGCCGATGGAGAGCATCGATCCGGCCACCGGACAGGTCGTCGGCTTCGACGTCGACGTGGTCAACGCCGTCTGCGCCAAGATCAATTGCCAGGCCGAGTTCGTCACCACCGGCTGGGACGGCATCTTCGCAGCGCTCGACCAGGGCAGTTTCGACCTCGTCGCCTCAGGTGTCTCGATCACCGAGGAACGCAAGAAGGCCATGGACTTTTCCGATCCCTACATCGTCAACAGCCAGGCCGTGCTGATGCGTGCTGACGATCAGGGCATCACGCTCGAAGCCTTCAAGGAAGCTGGCAGAAAGCTCTCCGCCCAGGCGAATACGACCGATGCCCAGGTCGCCGAGAGTGTCGTCGGCAAGGAGAACGTTGCCGCCTACGACACCTTCAGCGCCGCGATCATCGCGCTCAAGAACAAGGACGTCGACGGCGTCGTCATCAACGGCGCCAACGCTGCGGCTTACGAGCGCGAATTCGCTGGTGAGCTCGTCGTTGCGATCAAGGACCTCGAATCCGACCCGCTCGGCCTCGTCTTCCGCAAGGGCGACGAAAACGTCGCCGCCTTCAACGAAGGCCTGAAGATGATCAAGGACGACGGTACCCTCGACCAGCTCGTCAACAAGTACTGGGGCCTGAAGTAA